Proteins encoded within one genomic window of Sporolactobacillus pectinivorans:
- a CDS encoding cation diffusion facilitator family transporter, which produces MENDHNHNHTHGANKKTLLISFIIITSYMIVEGLGGFFTNSLALISDAGHMLSDSISLGIALIAFTLGAKQANTNKTFGYKRFEILAAVLNGITLMLIAIYIFYEAIERFKNPPEVASTGMLIIALVGLFINIIVAWIMLRGSDVEENLNMRGAYLHVISDMLGSIGAVIAALLIIFFRWGWADPLASVIVAILVLRSGFYVTKSSLHVLMEGAPSNINTKDIIKTIKKFKEVKNIHDFHVWSVTSGLNALSCHIVVEDTMTITENEFLLKRIEHELNHQNIQHVTIQTETSNNNHSEKLFCIVKEEDSQHHH; this is translated from the coding sequence ATGGAAAACGATCACAATCATAATCATACACATGGCGCGAACAAAAAGACTTTATTAATTAGTTTTATTATTATTACAAGTTACATGATTGTAGAAGGGTTAGGTGGTTTCTTTACTAACAGTCTTGCGTTAATTTCAGATGCTGGTCATATGTTAAGTGATTCTATTTCTTTAGGTATTGCTTTAATTGCATTTACTTTAGGAGCGAAGCAAGCTAATACAAATAAAACTTTTGGCTACAAAAGGTTTGAAATACTAGCAGCTGTACTTAATGGTATTACTTTGATGTTAATAGCTATCTATATTTTTTATGAAGCTATTGAGAGATTTAAAAACCCCCCTGAGGTAGCTTCTACAGGCATGTTAATTATCGCCTTGGTAGGCTTGTTTATTAATATTATTGTGGCTTGGATAATGCTGCGCGGGAGCGATGTAGAAGAAAACTTAAATATGCGTGGAGCATATTTGCATGTAATAAGCGACATGCTTGGATCTATAGGTGCAGTTATAGCAGCCCTTCTCATTATATTTTTTAGATGGGGGTGGGCGGATCCTTTAGCAAGTGTGATTGTAGCAATTTTAGTACTACGTAGCGGCTTTTATGTAACAAAATCAAGTCTTCATGTATTAATGGAGGGAGCACCAAGCAATATAAATACAAAAGACATTATTAAAACTATTAAAAAATTCAAAGAAGTTAAAAATATTCATGACTTTCATGTTTGGTCAGTAACTAGCGGATTAAACGCGTTATCTTGTCATATTGTTGTAGAAGATACAATGACCATTACTGAAAATGAGTTTTTACTTAAACGTATAGAACATGAACTCAATCATCAAAATATTCAACATGTCACAATACAGACTGAAACTTCTAACAATAATCATAGTGAAAAATTGTTTTGTATCGTGAAAGAAGAAGACAGTCAACATCATCATTAA
- a CDS encoding glutaredoxin family protein, whose product MDKNIQLELYTRPTCSDCQESKRYLNSQEISYSHKDVSQNLDLEEEMKKISGNRIVPLFVFYKKIFWGKKKLFKYYVGFENNKKDILNILE is encoded by the coding sequence TTGGATAAAAATATACAACTTGAGCTTTACACAAGACCTACATGCTCTGATTGCCAAGAATCAAAAAGGTATTTAAACTCTCAAGAGATTAGTTATAGTCATAAAGATGTAAGTCAAAATTTGGACTTAGAAGAAGAAATGAAAAAAATATCAGGCAACCGAATTGTTCCCTTATTTGTTTTTTATAAAAAAATTTTTTGGGGTAAAAAAAAGTTGTTTAAATATTACGTGGGATTTGAAAATAACAAAAAAGATATATTAAATATATTGGAATAA
- a CDS encoding metal-sensing transcriptional repressor yields the protein MNTTTVKNNDALLNRLKRLEGQMRGLQSMIAEDRYCIDVLVQITAIQSALKQVGFIVTEDHISNCVSEGIKNGNGEESIKELMVVLKQFSK from the coding sequence TTGAACACTACTACTGTTAAAAACAATGACGCATTGCTCAATAGACTCAAAAGATTAGAAGGACAAATGCGCGGTTTACAATCAATGATAGCAGAAGATAGATATTGTATAGATGTACTAGTACAAATAACAGCAATACAATCAGCCCTAAAACAAGTGGGTTTTATAGTAACTGAAGACCATATATCTAATTGTGTAAGTGAAGGTATTAAAAATGGCAACGGAGAAGAAAGTATCAAAGAATTGATGGTTGTATTAAAACAATTTTCAAAATAG
- a CDS encoding heavy metal translocating P-type ATPase, whose amino-acid sequence MSENIKKTSLGITGMTCAACSNKVEKNLNKLDEVNANVNPSTEKATIEYNPNVTSLEDIANTIQKTGYGVLTEKVDLDVMGMTCAACSNKIEKVLNRISGVNKATVNLTTESATVEYNPDMTSVDEFQQRIKNLGYEAQPKKEASEKSSQKEKQLKRQLIKLVVSAVLAAPLLMTMFVHLFGIQIPHIFMNPWFQFVLATPVQFVIGWQFYVGAYKNLRNGSANMDVLVALGTSAAFFYSIYESIKWLINTNYEPHLYFETSAVLITLILFGKYLEARAKTQTTNALSKLLNLQAKEARILRNGEETMVPLSEVKEGDYLVIKPGEKIPVDGKIIKGMTSIDESMLTGESIPVEKMQNDNVIGSTMNKNGAITVEATKVGKDTALASIVKVVEEAQGSKAPIQRLADIISGYFVPIVVGIAIFTFIIWISLVQPGQFEPALVAAIAVLVIACPCALGLATPTSIMVGTGKAAENGILFKGGEHIEGTHAINTVVLDKTGTITNGTPEVTDFSGDDQTLQLLASAEKGSEHPLAEAIVSYAKEKSLEFLEVDHFEAIPGRGINATIDGKELFVGNRKLMSEKGIQTNEAETNLAQFEKEGKTAMLISVDNELRGVVAVADTVKDTAQQAIQKLHELGIEVAMLTGDNKRTAQAIAKQVGIDTIIAEVLPEEKASKVAEIQSEGKKVAMVGDGVNDAPALVKADIGIAIGTGTEVAIEAADITILGGDLLLIPKAIKASKSTIRNIRQNLFWAFGYNVAGIPIAAIGLLAPWVAGAAMALSSVSVVTNALRLKRMKL is encoded by the coding sequence TTGAGTGAAAATATTAAAAAAACCTCATTAGGTATCACAGGCATGACATGTGCAGCTTGCTCGAATAAAGTAGAAAAAAATCTAAATAAATTAGATGAAGTTAACGCTAATGTAAATCCTTCTACAGAGAAAGCTACAATTGAATATAACCCCAATGTTACATCATTAGAAGATATTGCAAATACAATTCAAAAAACAGGTTATGGAGTTTTAACCGAAAAAGTGGATCTCGATGTAATGGGAATGACGTGTGCAGCTTGTTCGAATAAAATCGAAAAAGTTTTAAATCGAATCTCAGGTGTAAATAAGGCTACAGTTAATTTAACCACAGAAAGTGCTACTGTAGAATACAACCCTGATATGACGTCTGTAGATGAATTTCAACAACGTATTAAAAACCTAGGGTATGAGGCACAACCTAAAAAAGAAGCATCAGAAAAAAGTTCCCAAAAAGAAAAACAATTAAAACGACAGTTAATTAAATTAGTTGTTTCAGCTGTTTTAGCAGCTCCATTGTTAATGACAATGTTCGTTCATTTATTTGGTATTCAAATACCACATATATTTATGAACCCGTGGTTCCAATTTGTATTAGCAACGCCTGTTCAATTTGTTATTGGTTGGCAATTTTATGTAGGCGCTTATAAAAACCTTCGTAATGGGTCAGCAAATATGGATGTTCTTGTCGCTTTAGGTACAAGCGCAGCCTTCTTTTATAGTATTTATGAATCGATTAAGTGGTTAATTAATACAAATTATGAGCCACACCTATATTTTGAAACAAGTGCTGTATTAATTACTTTAATTCTTTTCGGAAAGTATTTAGAAGCACGTGCTAAAACACAAACAACAAATGCGTTAAGTAAATTGTTGAATTTACAAGCTAAAGAAGCACGTATATTACGCAACGGTGAAGAGACTATGGTTCCTTTAAGTGAGGTAAAAGAAGGAGACTATTTAGTTATCAAACCAGGAGAAAAAATACCAGTAGATGGCAAAATAATTAAAGGTATGACTTCAATTGACGAGTCAATGTTGACAGGTGAATCTATTCCTGTTGAAAAAATGCAAAATGATAATGTTATAGGATCAACAATGAATAAAAATGGAGCAATTACTGTTGAAGCAACAAAAGTTGGTAAAGATACAGCTCTTGCCTCCATTGTTAAAGTTGTCGAAGAAGCGCAAGGTTCTAAAGCGCCAATACAAAGACTAGCAGATATTATTTCTGGATATTTTGTACCTATCGTTGTAGGTATCGCGATTTTCACATTTATTATATGGATTTCATTAGTTCAGCCGGGACAATTTGAACCAGCCTTAGTTGCTGCAATAGCAGTATTAGTTATCGCTTGTCCTTGTGCGTTAGGCTTAGCTACGCCTACTTCTATAATGGTGGGTACCGGAAAAGCTGCTGAAAATGGCATTCTATTTAAAGGTGGAGAACACATTGAAGGTACACACGCTATTAATACAGTTGTTTTAGATAAAACTGGCACTATAACAAATGGCACACCTGAAGTCACTGATTTTAGTGGAGATGATCAAACATTACAATTGTTAGCTAGTGCAGAAAAAGGTTCTGAACACCCACTAGCTGAAGCTATCGTAAGTTATGCTAAAGAAAAATCATTAGAATTTTTAGAAGTAGACCATTTTGAAGCTATACCAGGGCGCGGTATAAATGCAACAATTGATGGTAAAGAACTTTTTGTCGGAAATCGAAAACTAATGAGTGAAAAAGGAATCCAAACTAATGAAGCTGAAACAAATCTCGCTCAATTTGAAAAAGAAGGAAAAACTGCAATGCTTATAAGCGTAGATAACGAATTGAGAGGGGTTGTCGCTGTAGCTGATACAGTTAAAGATACTGCCCAACAAGCTATTCAAAAACTTCATGAATTAGGTATTGAAGTTGCTATGTTAACTGGTGATAACAAACGTACCGCACAAGCAATAGCAAAACAAGTTGGTATAGACACGATTATTGCAGAGGTTTTACCAGAAGAAAAAGCTTCTAAAGTAGCAGAAATTCAATCTGAAGGTAAAAAAGTAGCTATGGTTGGAGATGGTGTCAATGATGCTCCAGCACTAGTTAAAGCAGATATTGGTATTGCCATTGGTACAGGTACAGAAGTTGCAATCGAAGCTGCTGATATAACTATTTTAGGAGGAGACCTTTTATTAATTCCAAAAGCAATAAAAGCAAGTAAATCTACAATTCGTAATATTCGCCAAAATCTATTTTGGGCGTTTGGTTACAATGTTGCAGGTATCCCTATAGCAGCAATTGGTCTGCTAGCACCTTGGGTTGCGGGAGCAGCAATGGCTTTAAGTTCTGTAAGTGTTGTCACAAACGCTTTACGTCTAAAACGTATGAAATTATAA
- the copZ gene encoding copper chaperone CopZ: MTNEVINVEGMSCDHCKHSIEKALNGLDGVTSSEVSLANGNVEVEFDENQVAFNDFKEAIEDQGYDVIK, encoded by the coding sequence TTGACTAACGAAGTTATTAATGTAGAAGGTATGAGCTGTGACCATTGCAAGCATTCAATTGAAAAAGCATTAAATGGATTAGATGGTGTAACATCTTCAGAAGTAAGCTTGGCGAATGGGAATGTGGAAGTTGAATTTGATGAAAATCAAGTAGCTTTCAACGACTTTAAAGAAGCTATTGAAGATCAAGGTTACGATGTAATTAAATAA